From Penicillium psychrofluorescens genome assembly, chromosome: 6, one genomic window encodes:
- a CDS encoding uncharacterized protein (ID:PFLUO_009231-T1.cds;~source:funannotate), with translation MASPAPSSNASENGTTLPSRPQPKLFASQDGSSGPGTPIGFQRYPHNKHLDHVVGAALRNPSPQPTHLGIPGSPSPRVLSEEDPGYIAAKFEGKQKQMEQVMDQLEEKGFFPSDFVISETTWFYNMLGIDDTYFQTESVENIVTQILSLYAAKVAAYARDDKQLEIRLDKEAEDHAVYIDTSKPGISSVDGPRYEERIDAKYINTSKGANSYRVETFRSPTTLPGDSEQQLRCYFVYKCQYANPNPSPNETNIDIIGEKRFLQKATENTKAIYQEIIANAVSRSGPVIEMFEIEGSREKRLVIAYRQGSAMGLFSALSDLYHYYRLTSSRKYLENFSNGITVISLYLRPSDKPEIAAKYPPIEAAIHQIMKEASLLYCIPQNRFQHHFATGRLSLQETIYAHCAWVFVQQFLNRLGSEYTSLAALLDTNNSVHAELLSKIKKRLRTETFTADYIFEIINKYPELIHQLYLDFASTHYVQTQGPSGDDFLPTLSYLRIQVDEVMDGAKLKQLIRGTAHNEHDEMVMTSFRVFNSSILKTNFFTPTKVALSFRLNPDFLPGHEYPQPLYGMFLVISSEFRGFHLRFRDIARGGIRIVKSRNKEAYSINARSLFDENYNLANTQQRKNKDIPEGGAKGVILLDVDHQDKARVAFEKYIDSILDLLLPPVSPGIKDPIVDLHGKDEILFMGPDENTAELVDWATEHARNRGAPWWKSFFTGKSPKLGGIPHDAYGMTTLSVREYVLGIYRKLNIDPSTMRKLQTGGPDGDLGSNEILLANEKYSAIVDGSGVIVDPQGLDLPELVRLAKARVMISEYDISKLSPEGYRVLVDEKNVKLPSGETVHNGMIFRNTFHLRHHERFDVFVPCGGRPESIDLSTVGKLIEDGKCIVPYIVEGANLFITQDAKLRLEKAGCVLFKDASANKGGVTSSSLEVLASLSFNDPEFVEHMCIREDGTVPAFYGEYVKEVQEIIKQNARLEFEAIWREHEQTGVLRSVLSDRLSVAITKLDEELQQTELWDNVALRRSVLSDALPHLLLDKIGLEKILERVPENYLRAIFGSHLASRFVYQYGNQPSQFSFFDL, from the coding sequence ATGGCGTCTCCCGCCCCGTCCTCGAACGCCTCCGAGAACGGCACCACGCTGCCCTCGAGGCCGCAGCCGAAGCTGTTCGCCAGCCAGGACGGCAGCTCTGGCCCGGGGACCCCAATTGGCTTCCAGCGCTATCCGCACAACAAGCACCTCGACCATGTCGTCGGCGCAGCTCTGCGAAATCCCTCCCCCCAGCCCACTCACCTGGGCATCCCCGGCAGCCCGTCCCCGCGCGTgctgtcggaggaggatcCCGGCTACATCGCGGCCAAATTTGAGGGcaagcagaagcagatggaACAAGTCATGGACCAATTGGAGGAAAAGGGCTTCTTTCCCAGTGACTTTGTCATCTCCGAGACCACCTGGTTCTACAACATGCTGGGCATCGACGACACCTACTTCCAGACCGAGTCGGTAGAAAACATTGTCACCCAGATCCTGTCTCTCTATGCCGCCAAGGTCGCCGCCTATGCGCGGGATGACAAGCAGCTCGAGATCCGCctggacaaggaggccgaggaccaTGCCGTCTACATCGACACCAGCAAGCCCGGTATCTCCTCGGTGGATGGGCCCCGGTACGAGGAGCGTATCGATGCCAAGTACATCAACACCTCCAAGGGTGCCAACAGCTACCGAGTGGAGACCTTCCGCTCCCCCACCACGCTACCCGGGGAcagcgagcagcagctgcgcTGCTACTTCGTGTACAAATGCCAATACGCCAACCCCAACCCTTCCCCCAACGAGAccaacatcgacatcatTGGTGAAAAGCGATTTCTCCAAAAGGCCACGGAAaacaccaaggccatctACCAGgagatcatcgccaatgcCGTCAGCCGGTCCGGTCCCGTCATCGAGATgttcgagatcgagggcaGCCGGGAGAAACGCCTGGTGATTGCCTACCGGCAAGGTTCGGCCATGGGTCTATTCAGTGCCCTGTCCGATCTGTACCACTACTACCGCTTGACCAGCTCGCGTAAATACCTGGAGAACTTCTCCAACGGCATCACCGTCATCTCGCTCTACCTCCGGCCATCGGACAAGCCCGAGATTGCGGCCAAGTACCCTCCCATCGAGGCGGCGATCCACCAAATCATGAAGGAAGCCTCGCTTCTGTACTGCATTCCGCAGAACCGCTTCCAACATCACTTTGCCACGGGCCGTCTGAGTCTGCAGGAGACCATCTACGCCCACTGTGCGTGGGTGTTTGTGCAGCAGTTCCTGAACCGCCTGGGTTCGGAGTatacctcgctggctgcTCTGCTGGATACCAACAACAGCGTGCACGCAGAACTGCTGTCGAAGATTAAGAAGCGTCTGCGCACCGAGACCTTCACTGCGGACTACATTTTTGAGATCATCAACAAATATCCCGAGTTGATCCACCAGCTCTACCTGGACTTTGCCAGCACCCACTACGTGCAGACCCAGGGTCCCTCCGGGGACGATTTCCTGCCCACCCTCAGTTACCTGCGTATCcaggtggacgaggtcatGGATGGCGCGAAGCTCAAGCAGCTGATCCGTGGCACGGCGCACAACGAGCACGACGAGATGGTCATGACCTCGTTCCGCGTGTTCAACTCGTCGATTCTCAAgaccaacttcttcaccccgACCAAGGTGGCCCTCAGCTTCCGCTTGAACCCGGATTTCTTGCCGGGACATGAATACCCGCAGCCGCTTTACGGCATGTTCCTGGTCATCAGCTCTGAATTCCGTGGCTTCCACCTCCGCTTCCGGGACATTGCCCGTGGAGGCATTCGGATTGTCAAGAGCCGAAACAAGGAGGCATACAGCATCAATGCCCGGTCACTGTTTGATGAAAATTACAACTTGGCCAACACGCAGCAACGCAAGAACAAGGATATTCCCGAAGGCGGCGCCAAGGGTGTTATCCTCCTGGATGTGGACCACCAGGACAAGGCGCGGGTCGCCTTCGAGAAGTACATCGACAGtatcctcgatctgctgctACCTCCCGTCAGCCCCGGCATCAAAGACCCAATTGTCGATCTGCACGGCAAGGACGAGATCCTGTTCATGGGTCCCGACGAGAACactgccgagctggtcgactgGGCCACGGAGCATGCCCGTAACCGTGGTGCCCCCTGGTGGAAGTCCTTCTTCACCGGCAAGAGCCCCAAGCTGGGCGGTATCCCGCACGACGCGTACGGCATGACCACGCTTTCGGTGCGTGAGTACGTGCTTGGCATCTACCGCAAGCTGAACATCGACCCCTCTACGATGCGCAAGCTGCAAACCGGTGGTCCGGATGGTGACCTGGGATCTAATGAAATCCTGCTTGCCAACGAGAAGTATTCCGCGATCGTTGATGGCTCTGGTGTGATCGTCGACCCGCAAGGTCTGGACCTTCCGGAACTCGTCCGCCTGGCCAAGGCGCGCGTGATGATCTCCGAGTATGACATATCGAAACTGTCGCCCGAGGGTTACCGCGTGCTAGTCGATGAAAAGAACGTCAAGCTGCCCAGTGGCGAGACAGTTCACAACGGCATGATCTTCCGCAACACCTTCCACCTGCGCCACCACGAGCGCTTCGACGTGTTCGTGCCGTGCGGTGGTCGCCCCGAATCCATTGATCTGTCCACCGTGGGCAAGCTGATCGAGGATGGCAAGTGCATCGTTCCTTACATCGTCGAAGGCGCCAACTTGTTCATCACGCAGGACGCCAAGCTGCGCCTGGAAAAGGCCGGCTGCGTTCTGTTCAAGGATGCTTCTGCCAACAAGGGCGGCGTGACTTCATCCTCCCTGGAGGTGCTGGCCTCGCTGTCCTTCAACGACCCGGAGTTCGTCGAGCACATGTGCATTCGCGAGGATGGCACCGTGCCCGCCTTCTACGGTGAGTACGTCAAGGAGGTCCAGGAGATCATCAAGCAGAACGCCCGACTGGAGTTTGAGGCCATCTGGCGCGAGCACGAGCAGACCGGCGTGCTGCGCAGCGTCCTGAGCGACCGTCTCAGCGTTGCCATCACCAAgctcgacgaggagctcCAGCAGACCGAGCTGTGGGATAACGTCGCCCTGCGCCGCTCTGTGCTTTCGGATGCCCTGCCCCATCTGCTCTTGGACAAGATCGGCCttgagaagatcctcgagcgcgTCCCGGAGAACTACCTGCGCGCCATCTTCGGTAGCCACCTGGCAAGCCGCTTCGTGTACCAGTACGGCAACCAGCCGAGCCAGTTTTCCTTCTTTGATTTGTGA